The following proteins come from a genomic window of Chryseobacterium glaciei:
- a CDS encoding CDP-alcohol phosphatidyltransferase family protein has translation MKTIPYILIATRFILAPIILFLAYFKGEESEFLILILMYFGLLTDIFDGIIARKVGVSSEKLRRLDSQTDLVFWLSLGFAAYFLNPELIKTEWLSILLIFIMEALCYIISIWRFGKETCTHAFLSKMWGLSLLIAFTYLIGFQEAGWAFYLTIVLGLVSHIDVILIVLILPKWQFDIPSSYHAWKIRNGKQRKKTIFFN, from the coding sequence ATGAAAACAATACCTTATATTTTAATAGCAACAAGATTTATTCTTGCGCCAATTATCCTTTTTCTGGCTTATTTTAAAGGAGAAGAATCTGAGTTTTTAATTCTCATATTAATGTACTTTGGTTTATTAACAGATATTTTCGATGGAATTATCGCGAGAAAAGTTGGTGTTTCATCCGAAAAATTAAGAAGATTAGATAGTCAGACTGATTTGGTTTTCTGGTTGTCATTAGGTTTCGCTGCGTACTTTCTTAATCCTGAATTGATTAAAACAGAATGGTTGAGCATTCTTTTAATTTTTATCATGGAAGCACTTTGCTATATCATAAGCATCTGGAGGTTCGGAAAAGAAACCTGTACTCATGCATTTTTATCGAAAATGTGGGGACTGAGTTTGTTGATCGCTTTTACGTATTTAATAGGATTTCAGGAAGCTGGCTGGGCATTTTATCTCACAATTGTGTTGGGATTAGTTTCTCATATTGATGTTATTTTAATTGTTTTAATCCTTCCAAAATGGCAATTTGATATCCCAAGTTCTTATCACGCCTGGAAAATCAGGAATGGAAAACAGAGGAAAAAAACGATATTCTTTAATTAA
- a CDS encoding 30S ribosomal protein S16 — protein sequence MSVKIRLQRHGSKGRPFFHIVVADARARRDGRFIEKLGTYNPITNPATIDLNVDSAVKWLNNGAQPTDTARAILSYKGVLYKKHLQGGVAKGSFDEAEAEKRFAAWLETKEQKVQGKVEGLSKAQVDAKKAALEAEVKVNEARVAAAAQVIADAKAAEEAANAPAEEVVAEATTEGEAPAATETEENTEA from the coding sequence ATGTCAGTAAAAATCAGATTACAAAGACACGGATCAAAAGGGAGACCTTTTTTCCACATCGTGGTTGCAGATGCTAGAGCTAGAAGAGATGGTAGATTCATCGAGAAACTAGGTACTTACAACCCAATTACTAACCCTGCGACTATCGATTTGAACGTTGATTCTGCTGTAAAGTGGTTAAACAACGGTGCTCAACCAACTGATACTGCAAGAGCTATTCTTTCTTACAAAGGAGTACTTTACAAAAAACACTTACAAGGTGGTGTTGCTAAAGGATCTTTTGACGAGGCTGAAGCTGAAAAAAGATTTGCTGCTTGGTTAGAAACTAAAGAACAAAAAGTACAAGGTAAAGTAGAAGGTTTATCTAAAGCTCAAGTTGACGCTAAGAAAGCTGCTTTAGAAGCTGAAGTTAAAGTAAACGAAGCTAGAGTTGCTGCTGCTGCACAAGTTATCGCTGATGCTAAAGCTGCTGAAGAAGCTGCTAATGCACCTGCTGAAGAAGTTGTTGCTGAAGCTACTACAGAAGGAGAAGCTCCTGCTGCTACTGAAACTGAAGAAAACACTGAAGCTTAA
- the rimM gene encoding ribosome maturation factor RimM (Essential for efficient processing of 16S rRNA) has product MRKEDCYLLGKITRRHGLAGNVILKLDTDQPELYNKLESIFVEINGLLVPFFIEKSSWSKLDALNLAFKNSSEALVDQSLGKSVYLPLTTLPKLSGKQFYYHEIIGYNILDENDNDCGVIRSVNDQTAQVYFVTNLDGKEVVIPMIKDWILEVDREERIIKMILPEGLIDVFLVSSKKDE; this is encoded by the coding sequence ATGCGTAAAGAAGATTGCTATTTACTAGGAAAAATCACACGCAGACACGGCCTTGCGGGTAATGTGATCCTTAAATTGGACACAGACCAGCCGGAGCTTTACAATAAACTGGAATCAATATTCGTTGAAATCAACGGATTATTGGTTCCTTTTTTTATTGAAAAATCATCTTGGAGCAAATTAGATGCTCTTAATCTTGCCTTTAAAAACTCTTCTGAGGCTTTGGTAGACCAATCTTTGGGGAAAAGCGTTTACTTACCGCTTACTACATTGCCTAAACTTTCAGGGAAACAGTTTTATTATCACGAGATCATCGGATATAATATTCTTGATGAAAATGATAATGATTGTGGTGTCATCAGATCTGTAAACGATCAGACCGCTCAGGTTTATTTCGTAACAAACCTAGACGGAAAAGAAGTTGTCATCCCAATGATTAAAGACTGGATTCTGGAAGTCGATAGAGAAGAAAGAATCATCAAAATGATACTTCCTGAAGGTCTTATTGATGTCTTTTTAGTTTCTTCTAAGAAAGACGAATAA
- a CDS encoding beta-carotene 15,15'-monooxygenase, with translation MPEFDLDSFKKTWQEQPVQQKYDNNEILKMLNRKSRNYVKYIFWISVVEFLFFTVLGLFYIIQDKESNSFLSILERLGAKKTTELEGFLDSIYVVLKILSLSITAYFVFKFYQNYKKIKVEENLKKFILKIIQFKKTVNAFILINILLLIAFTSVFTVFVFYILNTQHIEVNNSNLTIFIIGTIVSTALVVLLTWLYYKVVYGIIMRKLDKNLKQLKDIDSEEE, from the coding sequence ATGCCTGAATTTGATTTAGACAGCTTTAAGAAAACATGGCAGGAACAGCCTGTTCAGCAGAAATACGACAATAACGAGATCCTTAAGATGTTGAACAGAAAATCACGTAATTATGTGAAATATATTTTCTGGATCAGTGTTGTAGAATTCCTGTTTTTTACTGTGTTGGGATTATTTTATATTATTCAAGATAAAGAATCGAACAGCTTTCTAAGCATTCTGGAAAGACTTGGTGCAAAAAAAACTACCGAACTCGAAGGTTTTCTCGATAGCATATATGTAGTATTGAAGATTTTAAGTCTTTCTATAACCGCCTATTTTGTATTCAAATTTTATCAAAACTATAAGAAAATAAAGGTTGAGGAAAACTTAAAGAAATTTATACTTAAAATTATTCAGTTTAAGAAAACAGTTAATGCTTTCATTTTAATTAATATCCTTTTATTAATAGCATTTACCTCTGTTTTCACTGTTTTTGTATTTTATATTTTAAATACTCAGCATATTGAAGTCAATAATTCTAATCTTACTATCTTCATAATTGGAACCATTGTTAGTACGGCATTGGTTGTGCTCTTGACCTGGCTTTATTATAAAGTTGTGTACGGAATCATTATGAGGAAATTAGATAAGAATCTGAAACAATTAAAGGATATCGATTCTGAGGAAGAATAA
- a CDS encoding nitroreductase family protein, whose translation MNKAEVLKEIIEQRKSIFPKDYTETEMSQEIINEILNSATFAPNHKRTKPWRFKIFKGEEKAKLASEMQAIYKASQPEQLFLEKKYNDIGFKINKADAVASIIVNFSGMVPEWEEIAAVSMAVQNMYLTCTANNIGCYWSSPKIVDQLKDSLTIEENQKCLGLFYMGKVDHFNNGSV comes from the coding sequence ATGAATAAAGCAGAAGTTTTAAAAGAAATCATAGAGCAAAGAAAAAGCATCTTTCCAAAAGATTACACTGAAACCGAAATGTCTCAGGAAATTATTAATGAAATCCTGAATTCAGCGACATTTGCTCCCAATCACAAACGTACAAAACCTTGGCGTTTTAAGATCTTCAAAGGAGAAGAAAAAGCGAAATTAGCTTCCGAAATGCAGGCTATTTACAAAGCTTCTCAACCCGAACAACTATTTTTAGAGAAAAAATATAATGATATTGGCTTTAAAATCAATAAAGCTGATGCTGTTGCTTCAATCATTGTCAATTTCAGCGGAATGGTTCCTGAATGGGAAGAAATCGCTGCCGTTTCGATGGCTGTTCAGAACATGTATTTAACTTGTACAGCAAATAATATCGGCTGTTACTGGAGTTCTCCTAAAATTGTAGACCAATTGAAAGATTCTCTGACGATCGAAGAGAACCAGAAATGTCTTGGGCTTTTCTACATGGGGAAGGTTGATCACTTTAACAATGGATCTGTTTAA
- a CDS encoding RNA polymerase sigma factor has translation MISREKEFAQLIKDNQGLIIKVSRLYTNSLEDEEDLFQEIVLQLWRSYDSFKGNSKISTWMYRVALNTAITLFRKKSKSLPTNELDINHRDFIEDDDEKHQQVSLLYTVIKTLPNVERAIVTMYLDDLPYKDIAENLGITEVNARVKMNRLKKTLKEQMEKYA, from the coding sequence TTGATATCCAGAGAAAAAGAATTTGCGCAATTGATAAAAGATAATCAGGGCTTGATTATCAAGGTTTCGCGTCTTTATACGAACTCTCTGGAAGATGAGGAAGATCTTTTCCAGGAAATTGTTTTACAGCTCTGGAGAAGTTATGATTCTTTTAAAGGAAATTCTAAAATTTCTACCTGGATGTATCGTGTAGCCCTGAATACAGCTATTACCCTTTTCAGAAAAAAAAGCAAAAGCCTGCCTACTAATGAATTAGACATCAATCACCGAGATTTTATCGAAGATGATGACGAAAAACACCAACAGGTCTCACTTTTGTATACAGTAATAAAGACGCTTCCCAATGTGGAAAGAGCAATTGTTACCATGTATCTGGATGATTTGCCTTACAAGGATATTGCAGAAAACCTCGGAATTACCGAAGTAAATGCGCGTGTGAAAATGAACAGATTAAAGAAAACCCTTAAAGAACAGATGGAAAAATATGCCTGA
- a CDS encoding AraC family transcriptional regulator — translation MNTLRNGQFFGQTNETLDFDGLIITDTEYTHPYVDWHYHENAYFTFLLQGNVIEGNKKEVYECSAGTLLYHHWEDPHYNIKPDGFTRGFHIEIPKEWFEKLNISKDNIEGSFNMKNPELKLLMYKIFKESKINDNASETSTHELLLNIFSELSNQKVLLEKKPIWVKQISELLHETCTDKLNLTEIAQTLNIHPAHLSRDFHKYFHYNLGDYVRKLKINKSLSILTTNEKSLTEIALECGFSDQSHFIRCFKENMGVTPLKYRKILK, via the coding sequence ATGAATACCCTCCGTAACGGACAATTTTTCGGTCAAACCAATGAAACCCTCGACTTTGACGGGTTGATTATTACGGATACGGAATACACTCATCCTTACGTTGACTGGCATTATCATGAAAATGCATATTTTACCTTTCTTCTTCAGGGAAATGTGATCGAGGGAAACAAAAAAGAAGTCTATGAATGTTCAGCAGGCACTTTGCTTTATCATCATTGGGAGGATCCGCATTATAACATAAAACCGGACGGTTTTACAAGAGGTTTTCATATTGAAATTCCGAAAGAATGGTTTGAAAAACTCAACATTTCAAAAGATAATATTGAAGGAAGTTTTAATATGAAAAATCCTGAATTAAAGTTGTTGATGTACAAAATATTTAAAGAAAGTAAAATCAATGACAATGCTTCGGAAACCTCAACGCATGAACTTTTATTAAATATTTTCAGTGAATTATCAAATCAAAAAGTACTTTTAGAAAAGAAACCAATTTGGGTGAAGCAGATCAGTGAATTACTTCACGAAACTTGTACTGACAAACTGAATTTAACAGAAATTGCCCAAACTTTAAATATCCATCCAGCTCATCTAAGTAGAGATTTCCACAAATACTTCCACTATAATCTTGGAGATTATGTCCGAAAATTAAAGATCAACAAATCCTTGTCAATTCTTACTACGAACGAAAAATCTTTAACTGAAATTGCTTTAGAATGTGGTTTTTCCGATCAAAGTCATTTTATCCGCTGTTTTAAAGAAAATATGGGCGTAACGCCTTTGAAATATCGAAAGATTTTGAAGTAG
- the asnS gene encoding asparagine--tRNA ligase: protein MKKQTIKEILQDYKKVLHHDITVYGWVRTFRANRFIALNDGSTINNLQIVVDFENFDEEIISKISTASSLKIVGEVVESQGAGQAVEIVAKKIVILGDNFTEERDKTILQPKKHSLETLRDQAHLRFRTNLFGAVFRVRHAVSFAVHSFFNKNQFFYINTPVITGADAEGAGEMFGVTNFDLNNIPRDEQGDIDFAQDFFGKKTNLTVSGQLEGETAAMGLGRIYTFGPTFRAENSNTTRHLAEFWMVEPEVAFNNLEDNIDLAEDFLKYVIQYVLDNCKDDLDFLDKRFAEEQKSKPEKDRAKEGLIEKLENVIAKRFKRVSYTEAIEILMNSKENKKGKFQYPVENWGTDLQSEHERFLVEKHFECPVVLFDYPKEIKAFYMKLNDDNKTVAAMDVLFPGIGEIIGGSEREARLDVLKQKMAEMHVDEHELWWYLDTRKFGSVPHAGFGLGLERLVLFVTGMTNIRDVIPFPRTPKNAEF, encoded by the coding sequence ATGAAAAAGCAAACAATTAAAGAAATCCTACAGGATTACAAAAAGGTATTACATCATGACATTACAGTTTACGGTTGGGTAAGAACTTTCCGTGCGAATCGCTTTATTGCGCTTAATGATGGTTCTACAATTAATAATTTGCAGATAGTTGTTGATTTTGAAAATTTTGACGAAGAAATTATCAGTAAAATCAGTACAGCATCTTCTTTAAAAATTGTTGGTGAAGTTGTAGAAAGCCAAGGAGCAGGGCAAGCGGTGGAAATTGTAGCTAAAAAGATTGTCATTTTAGGTGATAACTTCACAGAAGAAAGAGACAAAACAATTCTTCAGCCTAAAAAACACTCTTTGGAAACATTAAGAGATCAGGCGCATTTAAGATTCAGAACCAATTTGTTTGGGGCTGTTTTCAGAGTACGTCACGCGGTAAGTTTTGCAGTGCATTCTTTCTTTAATAAAAACCAATTCTTTTACATCAACACACCTGTAATTACGGGAGCTGATGCAGAAGGAGCTGGAGAGATGTTTGGAGTAACCAACTTTGATCTAAATAATATTCCAAGAGACGAGCAGGGAGATATTGACTTCGCTCAGGATTTCTTTGGTAAAAAAACGAACTTAACGGTTTCTGGTCAGCTTGAAGGAGAAACTGCAGCAATGGGATTGGGAAGAATATATACTTTCGGACCGACTTTCCGTGCTGAAAACTCAAACACAACGCGTCACCTTGCAGAATTCTGGATGGTTGAGCCGGAAGTTGCCTTCAACAACCTTGAAGATAACATCGACTTGGCAGAAGATTTCTTGAAATATGTTATTCAGTATGTTTTAGATAACTGTAAAGACGATCTTGATTTCTTAGACAAACGTTTTGCAGAAGAGCAAAAATCAAAACCAGAAAAGGACAGAGCAAAAGAAGGTCTTATTGAAAAATTAGAAAATGTTATTGCTAAACGTTTCAAACGTGTAAGTTATACAGAAGCGATTGAGATCTTAATGAACTCAAAAGAAAATAAAAAAGGGAAGTTCCAGTATCCGGTTGAAAATTGGGGAACCGATCTTCAGTCTGAGCACGAAAGATTTTTAGTTGAAAAACACTTCGAATGTCCTGTAGTATTATTTGATTATCCAAAAGAGATCAAAGCATTCTATATGAAATTGAATGATGACAACAAGACCGTTGCTGCAATGGACGTACTTTTCCCAGGAATCGGAGAAATCATCGGAGGTTCAGAAAGAGAAGCGAGATTAGATGTATTAAAACAGAAAATGGCAGAAATGCATGTAGATGAGCATGAACTTTGGTGGTATTTGGATACCAGAAAATTCGGTTCTGTTCCGCATGCAGGGTTTGGATTAGGATTGGAAAGACTGGTTCTTTTCGTAACAGGAATGACCAACATAAGAGACGTGATTCCTTTCCCAAGAACACCGAAAAATGCTGAATTTTAG
- a CDS encoding DUF1573 domain-containing protein → MKKLIAGIALFGTFALASAQTITFDKTTFDYGNVKPSSDGVRFFTVTNTGDKPLVLSNVKASCGCTTPEFSTDPIMPGKSAKIKVGYNTAINGGFNKMIEVFSNDPANSRSVIYIKGTVDANAPDVVVAPAKMETPADAKAAKKEAKKAAKAAKKVAVAK, encoded by the coding sequence ATGAAAAAATTAATTGCAGGAATTGCACTATTTGGAACATTTGCTCTAGCATCTGCGCAGACTATCACTTTTGATAAAACGACTTTTGACTACGGTAATGTGAAGCCTAGTTCTGACGGTGTAAGATTCTTCACTGTAACGAATACTGGTGATAAGCCTCTTGTTCTTTCTAATGTAAAAGCTTCTTGCGGATGTACAACTCCTGAGTTCAGCACTGATCCTATTATGCCAGGAAAATCTGCTAAAATCAAAGTTGGATACAACACAGCAATCAATGGAGGATTCAACAAAATGATTGAAGTTTTCTCTAACGACCCCGCAAACAGCAGAAGCGTAATTTACATCAAAGGAACTGTTGATGCTAATGCACCTGATGTTGTAGTAGCTCCAGCTAAAATGGAAACTCCAGCTGATGCTAAAGCTGCTAAAAAAGAAGCAAAGAAAGCTGCTAAAGCTGCAAAAAAAGTAGCTGTTGCGAAGTAA
- the rpoN gene encoding RNA polymerase factor sigma-54: MLRQHLQLKLGQKLAPQQIQLMKLIQLHTLEFEEELERELEENPALEIAKEESKEDDYASLEDAYENEGTESIETDFDVNDYLYDDEPTYKTASSNYSADDEEFDNESLLTEGQSLYDYLLEQIHLANINEEDVKIAEYIIGNLDTDGYLRREIKAIVDDLAFSQGIYTTKERVDDVLENYVQKLDPPGVGARGLQECLLLQIEKKVSSDKAVSLAANILRHQFDALTNKHYNKIIQKYDIEEEDLKDALEEISKLSPKVGGNFDTQTITINQEIIPDFVIQVKDGMVIPMLNSKNAPTLRVSEEYKDILTTYSHDKNSSEHKQAALFIKQKLDAAKWYIDAINQRQNTLLQTITAIVKFQKDYFITGDEKSLRPMILKDIADITGFDISTISRVVKSKYADTSNGILYLKDLFSDSLTNDDGEEVSTKEIKNHLQEVISKENKRKPLTDDALVVILKEQGYNIARRTIAKYREQLNIPVARLRKEL; this comes from the coding sequence ATGCTTAGACAACATTTACAACTCAAATTAGGACAGAAGTTAGCGCCTCAGCAGATTCAGTTGATGAAGCTTATTCAGCTTCATACATTGGAGTTTGAAGAGGAATTGGAGAGAGAACTAGAAGAGAACCCTGCTTTGGAAATCGCAAAAGAAGAGTCTAAGGAAGATGATTATGCTTCTTTGGAGGATGCTTATGAAAATGAAGGTACGGAAAGCATTGAAACCGATTTTGATGTTAACGATTATCTTTACGATGACGAGCCAACCTATAAAACTGCTTCCAGCAACTATTCTGCAGATGATGAAGAATTCGATAACGAAAGCCTTTTAACGGAGGGTCAGTCGTTATATGATTATTTATTGGAGCAGATTCATCTTGCCAATATTAATGAAGAAGATGTAAAAATTGCCGAATATATCATCGGAAACCTAGATACAGACGGATATTTAAGAAGAGAGATTAAAGCAATTGTGGATGATCTTGCTTTTTCTCAAGGGATTTATACAACCAAGGAGAGAGTGGATGATGTTCTTGAAAATTACGTTCAGAAATTAGATCCACCCGGTGTTGGAGCAAGAGGTTTGCAGGAATGTTTATTGTTGCAGATTGAGAAAAAAGTAAGCTCTGATAAAGCCGTTTCTTTGGCTGCCAATATTTTGAGACATCAGTTTGATGCCTTGACGAATAAGCATTATAATAAGATCATTCAGAAATATGATATTGAAGAAGAGGATTTAAAGGATGCATTGGAAGAAATCTCAAAGTTATCCCCAAAAGTAGGAGGGAATTTCGATACTCAGACGATTACGATCAACCAAGAGATTATCCCGGATTTTGTAATTCAGGTAAAGGATGGAATGGTTATCCCAATGTTGAACAGTAAAAATGCACCAACTTTAAGAGTTTCGGAAGAATATAAAGATATTTTAACAACGTATTCTCACGATAAAAACTCTTCTGAACATAAACAGGCTGCTTTATTTATCAAACAAAAACTGGATGCTGCAAAATGGTATATTGATGCGATCAATCAACGTCAGAATACCTTATTACAGACTATTACGGCTATTGTTAAATTCCAGAAAGATTATTTCATTACCGGAGACGAGAAATCTTTGAGACCAATGATTTTAAAGGATATTGCCGATATTACAGGTTTTGATATTTCTACCATTTCAAGGGTGGTGAAAAGTAAATATGCGGATACTTCAAATGGTATTTTGTATCTTAAAGATCTATTCTCAGATAGTTTAACGAATGACGATGGAGAGGAAGTTTCTACAAAAGAAATTAAAAATCATCTTCAGGAAGTGATCAGCAAAGAGAATAAAAGAAAGCCTCTTACCGATGATGCTTTAGTCGTTATTTTAAAGGAACAAGGTTATAATATTGCAAGAAGAACCATTGCAAAATACAGAGAACAGCTGAATATTCCTGTTGCGAGATTAAGAAAAGAATTATAA
- a CDS encoding serine hydrolase domain-containing protein, with protein MKPISIFILSLIFTLSFGQAQNLITPEKIENSVQKNHLNTVLFLDKVIALENLKENDLLKNMIFQEDKDLDIRVFMDNSLVNYLHELNPTLTADELLKKGNYQFSFYVDGKLIYVENLNTGAGTVENKKIKTNFRIPLISTGNEDSWGKYLWSRFYLVHGGIDSLTAGNHILKIEIRPYLKSTSVKTGRLIAKGEINLTVPKKDISEKQITLQTIKPNSGWEVSTEKFNTKKIRNLNQKFAENRFRDITSIVVIKNKKLLIEEYFNNSGRDSLQDTRSVGKSFASALAGIAIKDGHLKNENQTLGEFYRLKEFQHYAPKKDSVTLKSMLTMSSAFEGNDEDENSPGNEENMYPTDNWVKFTLDVPMTDNKIGNKWSYFTAGVVVAGDILDQNVPNGLENYAKEKLFNPLEIKNYKWQYTPQHKISLAGGLKMNALDFAKFGQLYKNNGEWKGKKVIDKAWIKKSFTNYFPENKDFEGYGYLFWRKVYKVGGKSFEAYQCSGNGGNKIIMFTEIPLVIVITAKAYNKAYAHPQSEKIVQEYLLPAVYEQ; from the coding sequence ATGAAACCAATCTCTATATTTATTCTGTCACTGATATTTACTTTATCTTTTGGACAAGCTCAAAACCTTATTACTCCTGAAAAAATTGAAAATTCTGTTCAAAAAAATCATTTGAATACAGTTCTTTTTTTAGATAAAGTAATCGCTCTGGAAAATCTTAAAGAAAATGATCTTCTGAAAAACATGATTTTTCAAGAAGACAAAGACCTTGATATCAGAGTTTTTATGGATAATTCATTGGTTAATTATTTACATGAACTAAATCCTACCCTAACCGCTGATGAATTACTTAAAAAAGGAAATTATCAATTCTCATTTTATGTTGATGGAAAATTAATTTATGTAGAAAATCTAAATACAGGCGCCGGAACTGTAGAAAATAAAAAGATAAAAACAAACTTTAGAATTCCTTTAATAAGTACTGGTAATGAAGATTCTTGGGGGAAATATTTATGGTCACGCTTTTATTTGGTTCATGGAGGAATAGATTCTCTGACTGCTGGAAACCATATTTTAAAAATAGAAATCCGACCTTATTTAAAATCAACATCAGTAAAAACAGGTCGTCTTATTGCAAAAGGTGAAATTAATCTAACCGTTCCTAAGAAAGATATTAGCGAAAAACAGATCACTCTTCAAACGATCAAACCTAACAGCGGATGGGAAGTTTCCACAGAAAAATTTAACACAAAAAAAATTAGAAATTTAAATCAAAAATTTGCAGAAAACAGATTCAGAGATATCACCAGCATTGTTGTTATTAAAAATAAAAAACTGCTTATTGAAGAATATTTTAACAATTCAGGAAGAGACAGTTTACAAGACACCCGTTCTGTAGGGAAATCTTTCGCATCTGCATTAGCTGGAATTGCCATTAAAGATGGTCACCTGAAAAATGAAAATCAAACGCTTGGAGAGTTTTATCGTTTAAAAGAATTTCAACATTACGCTCCGAAAAAAGACAGCGTAACCTTGAAAAGTATGTTAACCATGAGTTCAGCCTTTGAAGGCAACGATGAAGATGAAAATTCTCCAGGAAATGAAGAAAACATGTACCCAACCGATAATTGGGTAAAATTCACACTTGATGTTCCAATGACGGATAATAAAATTGGTAACAAATGGAGTTATTTCACGGCGGGAGTTGTTGTTGCAGGTGATATTTTAGATCAAAATGTTCCAAACGGACTGGAAAATTACGCCAAAGAAAAACTTTTTAATCCATTAGAAATCAAAAATTATAAATGGCAATACACTCCACAGCATAAAATATCATTAGCAGGAGGTCTGAAAATGAATGCATTAGATTTTGCTAAATTCGGTCAGTTATACAAAAATAATGGAGAATGGAAAGGGAAAAAAGTAATCGACAAAGCTTGGATCAAAAAATCATTCACCAATTATTTCCCTGAAAATAAAGACTTTGAAGGCTACGGATATTTATTTTGGAGAAAAGTATATAAGGTTGGAGGCAAAAGTTTTGAGGCGTATCAATGCAGTGGAAATGGTGGTAATAAAATCATTATGTTCACTGAAATTCCTTTAGTGATCGTAATTACAGCAAAGGCCTACAATAAAGCATATGCTCATCCACAATCTGAGAAAATAGTACAGGAATATCTATTACCCGCAGTTTATGAGCAATAA
- a CDS encoding polyphosphate kinase 2 family protein has protein sequence MDTNFSDDFLVQGKFSIKKTSTEYKGKLTKDEGAQLLIQEKEKLRDLQEKLYADGSKSLLVVLQAMDAAGKDSLIEHVFGGVNPQGCNVTSFKTPSSKEYSHDFLWRHYLALPQKGMIGIFNRSHYESVLVCKVHPEYNLSEKTWDSVKGFDDKFWENRYESIRNFEKHLAQNGTTIVKIFLNVSKDEQKKRLIDRIDEQEKNWKFSAADLPERALFDQYMENYETAINETNKKDAPWYVLPADNKWFARVAAVQIIIDTLEKMDLKFPQLSDNEKLGLQEAKSTLESE, from the coding sequence ATGGACACCAATTTCTCAGACGATTTCCTGGTACAAGGAAAATTTTCAATAAAAAAAACTTCAACAGAATATAAAGGAAAGCTTACCAAAGACGAAGGCGCACAATTATTAATTCAGGAAAAAGAAAAACTTCGTGACCTTCAGGAAAAATTATATGCTGATGGAAGCAAATCCCTGTTGGTTGTTCTTCAGGCAATGGATGCAGCCGGAAAAGACAGCTTAATTGAACATGTTTTCGGGGGAGTGAATCCACAAGGCTGTAATGTAACAAGCTTTAAAACACCAAGCTCAAAAGAATATTCCCACGATTTTTTGTGGAGACATTATCTGGCGCTTCCTCAAAAAGGGATGATTGGGATCTTTAACCGTTCGCATTACGAAAGCGTTTTGGTATGTAAAGTTCATCCTGAATATAATTTAAGCGAAAAAACATGGGATTCTGTGAAAGGTTTCGATGATAAATTCTGGGAAAACAGATATGAAAGCATCAGAAATTTTGAAAAACATCTTGCTCAAAACGGAACAACCATCGTTAAAATATTTTTAAATGTTTCTAAAGATGAACAAAAGAAAAGACTTATAGACAGAATCGACGAACAGGAAAAAAACTGGAAATTCTCAGCAGCCGACCTTCCGGAAAGAGCTTTATTCGATCAATACATGGAAAATTATGAGACTGCTATTAATGAAACCAATAAAAAAGATGCTCCGTGGTATGTGCTTCCGGCGGATAATAAATGGTTTGCAAGAGTAGCCGCCGTACAAATCATTATTGATACTTTGGAAAAAATGGATTTGAAATTTCCTCAACTTTCCGACAACGAAAAACTAGGATTACAGGAAGCCAAAAGTACACTTGAAAGTGAATAA